The window CAGATCTTCGATCCCTACCATCATCGCATCCGTGAGGTGATCGACGCCCGGCTCGCCGAGAAGCTGCCGACGGTGCTGGTGTCGCTGCATAGTTTCACACCGGTTTATGCCGGGATCGCGCGACCCTGGCATATCGGCACGCTCTATCATCGCGATACGAGATTGCCGCCGCTTTTACTCAAGATGTTGCGCGCCGAGGCAGATCTCGTGGTCGGCGACAACGAGCCCTATGCGGTGAGCGACGAGACCGATTACACGATCCCCGTGCATGGCGAGGCGCGCGGCCTGATGAATTCAGGCATCGAGATCCGGCAGGATTTGATCACTGATCCCTCCGGGCAGACCGAATGGGCGGAGCGGCTGGCGCGGGTTCTTGCCGAGATCGAGACGACGTTGCGCCCGCAGGGGTTCTTTTCGGCTTAAGCCGCGTGCGCAACGAAATACGCGCCGGCCGCGAAGCCGAGCACGATCAGCCATAGGATCCACGCAAAACCCGCGCGCGGGTCGAGCACCGCCTCGGAAGGATTGGCGGGGTTGACGTAGACATTGACGATGGCGCCGTTTCGATAAGCGTTGGTGAATTTGCCCACGAGCCAGCCCGAGGTCGAGCGCACGCCGGTGGTGAGGCTTGAGTGGACATTGGTGTAGGCGACATTGTTGTAGCGGTAGGTGTAGGAGACCGTTCGCTGAAACATCGCCTCGCCCGGCACGAAGTCGCTTTCCGGCGCGGTGCGGTATTGTTCGAGCGCCGACATCCGGATGGTGCCCGGCACCACCGGCCAGTCCTTTGCCAGCGATGCCTGCCGCTGCAGTGCGAGCGCGAACAGCGCCGTCACAAAGCCGAATGCGCCGAACGCGACTACCAGCGGCGACGTCTTGGGGTTGGCGAGCCGCGTCGCGATGAACTCGCTTAGCTGATGCAGGCCGATGGCCGAGCCGAACACAACCGCGAGCACGATTCCCGTTGCGATACCGAGGCAGGCCCACAGGACCTTCGGCAGGTCGCGGTCCAGCACCGCCTCGTGCGGATACAGCGGGTTGTAGTAGACGGGCACAACGGTGCCGACCGGATAGCGCGCGATGGTCTCGGCGACCTCGAAATTGCCGCGGTCTTCACTGACGCTGACGCGGTTGCTGCGCAAGCTTCGGCCGCGGACGGAATATTCGTAGACGATATTGGCGAAGTTGCGCCGCTCGAAGCGATAGCCGTCGTCGCGGCTGTTGTCGATCACCCTGACCTCGCGCACTTCGGAAGTAGAGGTCACCACCTTGCCCGTCGCCTGCGGCCAATTCCTGGCGGCGCGCACCTCCAGCGTTTTATAGGTCGCGGCAAAAAGGATCAGCCCGAGCGGCGCGAGCAGCATCGCATAGACTTGCCAGGGTAGATCGGGCACGAACGCATCCTCGTAAAACCGGCAGTTGGCGGTTAGACGCAACGCCGGCTCGGCCGGTTCAATGCCCTCCCGATCGTGATCCGATTAGATTCAATCGGATCACGATCTCATCTCTTTGTTTGAGCATGATCTTTTCGGAAAACCGGTTTCCACTTTTCCGGATCATGCTGCCGCGCTCAGCGCGCCCGGGTCAGCGCCAGCCAGATGCCGCCGCCGATCATGAAGCCGCCGGAAAGGCGCGACAACAGCCGCGTCCGCCGCGCCGAGAAGAACAACCGCGCCCGGCCGGCGAGCAGCGCATAGATCGAATCGGTGATCGCCCCCGTGATCATGAAGGTGACCCCGAGCAGCGCGACTTGCGAAAAATGGTCGCGGCTCATGTCCATGAACTGCGGAATGAAGGCGCCGAAAAACACCAGCACTTTTGGATTGGACAGCAGCACCAGGAACCCTTGCAGGAAAAATCCGCCGCGCGGCGGGGGCGGCGGCGCGTCGTCCTTGACGCCCTCGACGGGGCTGCGGATCAATTTGATGCCGAGCCAGATCAGATAGGCTGCGCCCGCAAAGCGCACCCAGTCGAACCAGTAGCCCATGGTCGCCATCAGTGACGTCAGCCCGATCGCGACGATGCCGATCACGATTGCAAGGCCCGCCTGGACGCCGGCGATATTAGTGAGCGCCGCGCGGGTGCCGTGGCGCAGGCCGTTGGCGATGACCAGCGTCACGACCGGGCCAGGCAGCAATGCCAGCGCGATGCAGGCGGCGACGAAGGCGAGATAGACTTGCAGGGACATGTGGGGGGCTCGTGGGTTGATCGAATGACAACTCGATTATGCACGTTCGGCCCACAACCGAAAGATCGCCCTCGTGCGGCCCCCTCGCGGGAAAAGCGTAGCGAGAATGCGCACCCGGATCGGCGCTCCGAGCGCGGCTCGTCCTGACCCGCCCAAAGAGCCGCCGAGGGGGCTGTTCTCGGCGGCTCTCGCGCCGCGACCGTTCTTGGGGGACGGGGGTTGTTCGCCGGCGCTAACGGTGAATAGTTGAAAGCCGTTTCAGGTATGGTTCAGCGACAGGTTCGATCATTGCCCTCCCTTTGTGACCGGTTCCGCGACGTGGCCGGGTATTCGGCGCCTTGGAGACTCGTGTTACGAACAGCATTGATATTGCGTCACATCAAAACTATACTGTATCGTTTATATAATCCCACTTCGGCTGGCTGACAAGGGGCTTTGGATGGCGAAGGAAGCAACTATTGTGGCGACGCGCCCTGCCCGGCGGGGGAGCGGCGGCCGTCCCACCCGAGAGGAGGCCGTGCGGCGCGACGCGCGTTTGCTCGATGTCGCAACGAAGCTGTTCATGGAGCGCGGTTTTGACTGCACATCGATCGATGCGGTCGCGGAAACCGCCGGCGTGAGCAAGCCAACCGTCTATTCGCGTTATCGTGACAAGCGCGATCTGTTCACAGCCGTGCTGCGAGCCACGATCCAACGCTGGCTTGCTCCTCTATCGGCGGCGGCCGAGGCCGCCAAGGTCAACCCCAAGAGCGTAGAGACGACGCTGCACGATCTTAGCCGGCACGTGCTGGCCCACGCTTGGACACCCGAGGTGATCATGCTGCGCCGAACTCTTGCGGCTCAGGTCGTCCAGTTTCCGGAACTGGCAAAGCTCGCGCATGAAGAGGGTTGGCTGCGTGGAGTTCGGGCCGTGGCAAGCCTGCTTCAACAGTTTGCCGACCGCGGCCAGATCAAGATCGACGACCCGGCAATGGCGGCCGACCTGTTCCTCAGTCTTGTACTGGGAAATACCGACAAGCACCACGGCGTCGCAACCCGTCCAAAGTTTCAGGAACAACGGAGAGAGGCTGCCGTCAAACTTTTCCTGAATGGCGTGAGGCCTCGCTGAGAGCCTGCAGCTAGCGCGTGATGACTTTAGGTTGAGGCACCGCGGTGACTTCTCCCTCGCCCCGCTCTTGCGGGGAGAGGGTTGGGGTGAGGGGCTGTTTCCGCGAATGGTGAAGCACAACGTATGCGGAGAATCCCCCTCACCCGGATCGCTGCGCGATCCGACCTCTCCCCGCAAGCGGGGCGAGGTGATCGAACTTGCGCAGGCGACGATTCAAACTCAAAATCATCATGCTTTAGCTTTGCGCGAATTTGACGGTTGAGACAGGCCACTTTCCCGGGTGGCCTTCGATGGAAATTAGCAGGCCGTGAAGATCGTCAAGCCAGATGGCCTCCACCGTCCCCGCCGTACCGTCGGTCATGACCACCGCCTTGCCGACAAGCTGC is drawn from Bradyrhizobium lablabi and contains these coding sequences:
- a CDS encoding N-formylglutamate amidohydrolase; this encodes MALDSEVDASLLSREDAAPVHEENALGRSPFLLTSDHFGRLIPAALGDLGLPVSELTRHIAWDIGIAAVASALSKHLDAHLIAQRYSRLVIDCNRPPAAPGSIPRISEATVIPGNEGLSRDAAEARRRQIFDPYHHRIREVIDARLAEKLPTVLVSLHSFTPVYAGIARPWHIGTLYHRDTRLPPLLLKMLRAEADLVVGDNEPYAVSDETDYTIPVHGEARGLMNSGIEIRQDLITDPSGQTEWAERLARVLAEIETTLRPQGFFSA
- a CDS encoding DUF3592 domain-containing protein; translated protein: MPDLPWQVYAMLLAPLGLILFAATYKTLEVRAARNWPQATGKVVTSTSEVREVRVIDNSRDDGYRFERRNFANIVYEYSVRGRSLRSNRVSVSEDRGNFEVAETIARYPVGTVVPVYYNPLYPHEAVLDRDLPKVLWACLGIATGIVLAVVFGSAIGLHQLSEFIATRLANPKTSPLVVAFGAFGFVTALFALALQRQASLAKDWPVVPGTIRMSALEQYRTAPESDFVPGEAMFQRTVSYTYRYNNVAYTNVHSSLTTGVRSTSGWLVGKFTNAYRNGAIVNVYVNPANPSEAVLDPRAGFAWILWLIVLGFAAGAYFVAHAA
- a CDS encoding LysE family translocator, which produces MSLQVYLAFVAACIALALLPGPVVTLVIANGLRHGTRAALTNIAGVQAGLAIVIGIVAIGLTSLMATMGYWFDWVRFAGAAYLIWLGIKLIRSPVEGVKDDAPPPPPRGGFFLQGFLVLLSNPKVLVFFGAFIPQFMDMSRDHFSQVALLGVTFMITGAITDSIYALLAGRARLFFSARRTRLLSRLSGGFMIGGGIWLALTRAR
- a CDS encoding TetR/AcrR family transcriptional regulator, with translation MAKEATIVATRPARRGSGGRPTREEAVRRDARLLDVATKLFMERGFDCTSIDAVAETAGVSKPTVYSRYRDKRDLFTAVLRATIQRWLAPLSAAAEAAKVNPKSVETTLHDLSRHVLAHAWTPEVIMLRRTLAAQVVQFPELAKLAHEEGWLRGVRAVASLLQQFADRGQIKIDDPAMAADLFLSLVLGNTDKHHGVATRPKFQEQRREAAVKLFLNGVRPR
- a CDS encoding PRC-barrel domain-containing protein, whose product is MTAVKRRAVAILHAFEEADAQLVGKAVVMTDGTAGTVEAIWLDDLHGLLISIEGHPGKWPVSTVKFAQS